The following are from one region of the Simiduia agarivorans SA1 = DSM 21679 genome:
- a CDS encoding substrate-binding periplasmic protein codes for MGTVRIVCFVFWLVLPATVALAGTDSCRQLVYPKSSDHWRAAYPVELLRSALANSPRCYQIRASEHEAPKARNFLRLRNRLGLDVVWSMTTREREQSHRPIRIPLNKGLMGNRVALVRADQTDLLAGVKNLEQLRQFSAGQMYVWSDTEVLVANQLTVVPGSGYAALFRMLVAGRFDYFPRSVTEVLQELEHQPQLALDPHLIIRYPAAMYFFVHPDDVELAGDIEAGLRRMIAEGDFDDLFQHYFGDLISQLKLPERRVIALKNPLLPEATPLCEKDLWWVDMCPK; via the coding sequence AGCACTGGCCGGGACCGATAGCTGCCGGCAACTGGTGTACCCCAAATCCAGTGATCATTGGCGGGCGGCCTATCCGGTCGAGTTACTCCGCTCGGCGCTGGCCAACAGCCCCCGCTGTTATCAGATCCGTGCCAGCGAACACGAGGCGCCCAAGGCACGTAATTTCCTGCGTTTGCGCAACCGCCTGGGACTGGACGTGGTCTGGAGCATGACCACGCGCGAGCGGGAACAAAGCCATCGCCCGATCCGGATTCCGCTGAATAAAGGATTGATGGGCAACCGGGTCGCGCTGGTGCGTGCGGATCAAACCGACTTGCTGGCGGGGGTAAAAAACCTGGAGCAACTGCGTCAGTTCAGTGCCGGCCAGATGTACGTGTGGAGCGATACCGAGGTGTTGGTGGCTAACCAGCTCACCGTGGTGCCGGGGAGTGGCTACGCCGCCTTGTTCCGCATGCTGGTGGCGGGCCGGTTTGACTATTTTCCGCGCTCAGTGACGGAAGTGCTGCAGGAGCTGGAGCATCAACCGCAACTCGCGTTGGATCCCCACCTTATTATCCGCTACCCCGCTGCCATGTATTTTTTTGTTCATCCGGACGACGTTGAATTGGCCGGGGACATTGAAGCAGGATTGCGACGCATGATCGCCGAGGGTGATTTTGATGACTTATTCCAGCACTACTTTGGTGACCTGATCAGCCAGCTGAAATTGCCAGAGCGGCGCGTTATCGCGCTGAAAAATCCGTTATTGCCCGAAGCGACCCCCCTGTGCGAAAAGGATCTCTGGTGGGTGGATATGTGCCCCAAGTAA